A region of Periophthalmus magnuspinnatus isolate fPerMag1 chromosome 13, fPerMag1.2.pri, whole genome shotgun sequence DNA encodes the following proteins:
- the gramd1bb gene encoding protein Aster-B isoform X2 — protein sequence MKGFKLACTASNSNKSTPACSPVLRKRSHSPTPQSLEGDNMVEKGSDHSSDKSPSTPEQVVQRTYSLQSSRSGGKNSKKSQSWYNVLSPTYKQRNEDFRKLFKQLPDTERLIVDYSCALQRDILLQGRLYLSENWICFYSNIFRWETLLTVRLKDICSMTKEKTARLIPNAIQVSTDSEKHFFTSFGARDRTYMMMFRLWQNALLEKPLCPKELWHFVHQCYGNELGLTSDDEDYVPPDDDFNTMGFSEEIPNEENEINNDNLSKNNIESKPDGSPPLLHKKVVPNNAIPSPGNHDTPISFELPAEEFADCLTDGDLLAVPLVVEDNNQPSEPGAPVPSPSLDFNDNEDIPTELSDSSETHDEGEVQAFHEDLSGRQYINEVYKFSVDKLYDLLFTESQFMSDFMEQRRFSEIVFHPWRKEENGDQTREILYTISLSNPLAPKTATVTETQTLYKASVESECYIIDAEVITHDVPYHDYFYTLNRYMLTRVAKNKCRLRISTELRYRKQPWGLVKGFIEKNFWSGLEENFRQLELELSKLEEIMTESHQMSPKVKVVKNSTIRRKKRALPHMRSQHLEEALSPVTTPTDEEVIQRIKHVAGSTQTRFQAPDHQHLPGGFALYSVSRLLLIISFVLVLLVFLNMLLFYKLWMLEYSAQSLTTWQSLRLHESKLPQTQMEWAQLLEAQQRYHDSELQKWREIIKSSVALLDQMKDSLLNLQRGIGLRDYSSETEERSPYQ from the exons cactGCCAGTAACTCCAACAAGAGCACCCCTGCCTGCTCGCCGGTCCTACGAAAGCGCTCGCACTCCCCGACCCCACAGAGCCTGGAGGGGGACAATATGGTGGAGAAGGGTTCAGACCACTCCTCGGACAAGTCGCCCTCCACGCCAGAGCAGGTGGTCCAGAGAACATATTCGCTGCAGTCCTCGCGCAGTGGGGGCAAGAACTCCAAG AAGAGCCAAAGCTGGTATAAT GTGCTGAGCCCGACGTACAAACAGCGCAATGAAGATTTTAGGAAACTCTTTAAGCAGCTCCCCGACACAGAGAGGCTCATTGTGG ACTACTCCTGTGCGCTGCAGCGGGACATCTTACTACAGGGTCGACTCTACCTCTCAGAAAACTGGATCTGCTTCTACAGTAACATCTTTCGTTGGGAGACGCTG CTGACAGTGCGGCTAAAAGACATCTGCTCAATGACGAAAGAAAAGACAGCCCGCCTCATTCCTAATGCCATCCAGGTCTCCACAGACTCTGAGAAG CACTTTTTTACATCGTTTGGCGCCAGGGACAGGACGTACATGATGATGTTTAGATTGTGGCAGAATGCTTTGTTAGAAAAG CCCCTGTGCCCAAAGGAACTGTGGCATTTTGTCCACCAGTGCTACGGGAACGAACTGGGTCTAACGAGTGATGACGAGGATTATGTACCACCGGACGATGACTTTAACACAATGGG GTTCAGTGAGGAGATCCCCAATGAGGAAAATGAGATAAACAATGACAACTTGtccaaaaacaacattgaatCGAAGCCTGACGGGagccctcctctccttcataaAAAGGTTGTGCCTAACAATGCCATCCCCAGTCCAGGCAACCACGACACTCCGATTTCC TTTGAGCTCCCGGCGGAGGAGTTTGCAGACTGTCTCACAGACGGGGATCTTTTAGCTGTGCCTCTGGTTGTGGAGGACAATAACCAGCCCAGTGAGCCCGGTGCTCCTGTCCCATCACCGTCTCTGGACTTCAACGATAATGAAGACATCCCCACTGAGCTGAGCGACTCCTCTGAAACACATGATGAAG GTGAAGTACAAGCTTTCCACGAAGACCTAAGCGGCCGACAGTACATAAACGAGGTGTATAAGTTCAGCGTGGACAAACTCTACGACCTCCTCTTCACAGAATCACAGTTCATGAGCGACTTCATGGAGCAGCGGCGATTCTCTG AAATAGTATTTCATCCatggaggaaggaggagaatggagaccagaccagagaaaTCCTGTATACAATATCTTTGTCCAACCCACTGGCTCCAAAAACTGCCACCGTCACCGAAACGCAG ACTCTATACAAAGCCAGTGTGGAGAGCGAGTGCTACATTATTGACGCTGAAGTCATCACACACGACGTGCCGTACCACGATTACTTCTACACACTCAAccgctacatgctaaccagggTCGCCAAGAACAAGTGTCGATTAcg AATATCAACAGAGCTGCGCTACAGGAAACAGCCATGGGGACTTGTCAAAGGTTTTATCGAGAAAAACTTCTGGAGTGGACTTGAAGAGAACTTTCGACAACTTG AGCTGGAGCTGTCAAAGCTGGAGGAAATCATGACCGAGTCCCATCAAATGTCTCCTAAAGTCAAAGTGGTGAAGAACTCCACCATTCGCCGTAAGAAAAGGGCTCTTCCTCACATGCGCAGCCAACACCTGGAGGAAGCTCTGAGCCCCGTTACCACACCGACGGACGAGGAAGTCATTCAGAGGATCAAACACGTGGCAGGATCCACCCAGACCAGATTCCAGGCTCCGGACCACCAGCACCTGCCGGGGGGCTTTGCTCTGTACAGCGTCTCCAGACTACTGCTTATCATCAGCTTTGT CCTGGTGCTATTGGTCTTCCTCAACATGCTGCTCTTCTACAAACTGTGGATGCTGGAATATTCAGCCCAGTCCTTAACGACGTGGCAGAGCTTGCGTCTTCACGAAAG TAAACTGCCGCAGACGCAGATGGAGTGGGCTCAGCTTTTAGAGGCGCAGCAGCGTTACCATGACAGCGAGCTGCAGAAGTGGAGGGAGATCATCAAGTCGTCTGTGGCATTGTTAGACCAG ATGAAAGACTCTTTATTGAATCTTCAAAGAGGGATTGGTTTGAGGGACTACAGCTCAGAGACTGAAGAGAGGAGTCCGtatcaatga
- the c5ar1 gene encoding C5a anaphylatoxin chemotactic receptor 1: MGDYGDNNYTDYGDYNYPDTIPDILVGPKITPAQIISLVCYSLVILLGVPGNAVVVWVTGFCMPHSVTSLWFLNLAVADLLCCLSLPLLMVPLAHDDHWPFGSLACTVIKGVFYLVMYSSILQLVLISVDRYLLVTKPVWCQNRRTPKKAACACVLVWCVALIGSTPQFIFYKEIKAGLTKKECSTVFPKTEGIQWIVYSVRFLLGFALPFLAIAVCHWRVYKRTEFGRSRSIRSKRTLKIIVAVIISFFLCWIPLHIVDFILLDTPRHSPDRPKVFFAHTLSLCLAYVNSCLNPLLYVCLGRGFKDRMNRSLRGILNFATEEPQSKACAVISVVTKSSSVKEMSKI, from the coding sequence ATGGGAGACTATGGTGATAACAACTACACAGACTATGGTGATTACAACTACCCAGATACAATTCCGGACATTTTGGTTGGGCCGAAAATAACACCTGCCCAGATTATATCCTTGGTGTGCTATAGTCTTGTGATCCTGTTGGGGGTCCCTGGCAATGCGGTGGTGGTGTGGGTGACTGGCTTCTGCATGCCCCACTCGGTCACCTCACTGTGGTTCCTAAATTTGGCTGTGGCTGACCTCCTGTGTTGCCTGTCTTTACCTCTTCTTATGGTGCCACTCGCGCACGATGACCACTGGCCCTTTGGTTCCTTGGCCTGCACCGTCATCAAAGGCGTATTCTACCTGGTGATGTACAGCAGCATACTCCAGCTAGTCCTCATCAGTGTTGACCGCTACCTACTGGTGACCAAACCTGTGTGGTGTCAGAACAGAAGAACCCCTAAGAAAGctgcatgtgcgtgtgtgctTGTCTGGTGTGTGGCGCTCATAGGCAGCACCCcgcagtttattttttacaaagagATTAAAGCGGGACTGACAAAGAAAGAGTGCTCAACAGTGTTTCCAAAGACAGAAGGCATACAGTGGATTGTTTATTCTGTCCGCTTTCTACTAGGGTTCGCTCTCCCTTTCTTGGCCATTGCAGTGTGCCATTGGAGGGTGTATAAGCGCACAGAGTTTGGACGGTCTCGCAGCATCCGCTCTAAACGCACCCTAAAGATCATAGTTGCAGTGATAATCAGCTTCTTCTTATGCTGGATCCCACTTCACATTGTGGACTTCATTCTCCTGGATACCCCACGACACTCCCCGGATAGGCCCAAGGTGTTCTTTGCGCATACTTTGTCACTTTGTTTGGCCTATGTCAACAGCTGTTTGAATCCACTGCTTTATGTGTGCCTGGGACGTGGGTTTAAAGACAGAATGAACCGGTCTCTTCGTGGAATCTTGAATTTTGCAACAGAGGAGCCGCAGAGTAAGGCATGCGCTGTCATTTCAGTGGTAACCAAAAGCTCGAGTGTCAAAGAGATGAGTAAAATCTGA
- the LOC117380437 gene encoding dapper homolog 3, whose product MHRAFTFPMTVERSRTKECLEASLAGLCELELRKQKQESLVLGALALGDPILLQRDQGAGGAEACFSIWGQENLTLRRQLSALQSHPWALLQSLEQQVGELRIDTDAAGDGSDSRPSSGFYESSEGHSPKGRCCTEPTETQSTWTYSNDRPKSVGDSLSPNIDIPILHTTLPRSFSAPYPPLEGIAEEGCGPDPWFWDPPKTTHTWPQHQQQEEEMEAAKEEDYQQAMRVEGYILSVIQRHTLSPRPCQPRTTISPDPTYSSTSLHRRTPSLTSESRPLDPYLQPYVDLLGHPSSQIRGCDLYEGEACGGEAPSLEEDCFLALPYPQSRPHSLTGRLPSPLPFLDPNCGAGALDLCGELTSPQHFRNPQPPIHQNLVNAQFVPGQGGHAAIQSPRHYIPCQSKQRIQTITSPEHQNKAKASKKNHNERQKAKKSNGKNRSQSENSLIGQGMLPERRYSTTERPQGRADPAYNQAIQMGRNNGNRRWCSNLELSQDEGESHTPQASRRPPRKRNGHSYQQQQSHTYYQQHRQQWQHSDYHQRAPLCQEEAYPRAIPAESESSMSEVYSPGSSSISSDSDESGGLVWPQQLPPRLAMGSSSSSSPSPQANAAVNGNASQPKAFVKIKASHALKKKILRFRSGSLKVMTTV is encoded by the exons ATGCACCGTGCCTTCACTTTCCCAATGACCGTGGAGCGCAGTCGGACCAAAGAGTGTCTGGAGGCGAGTCTGGCCGGTCTGTGTGAGCTTGAACTCCGCAAGCAAAAGCAGGAGTCCCTGGTGCTCGGGGCGCTGGCTCTCGGTGACCCCATCCTCCTTCAGCGTGACCAGGGCGCAGGAGGAGCCGAAGCATGTTTCAGCATCTGGGGACAAGAGAACCTGACACTCCGGCGCCAGCTG AGCGCTCTCCAGAGTCACCCATGGGCCCTGCTTCAGTCTTTGGAGCAGCAGGTGGGAGAACTCAGGATAGACACTGACGCCGCGGGAGACGGCAGCGACAGTCGACCCAGTTCTG GTTTCTATGAGTCTAGTGAGGGCCATTCGCCAAAGGGGAGATGCTGCACAGAGCCCACAGAGACACAATCGACATGGACATACAGCAACGACAGGCCAAAGTCTGTAG GCGACTCGCTTTCCCCAAACATAGACATCCCCATTCTCCACACCACTCTCCCTCGATCTTTCTCTGCTCCTTACCCACCTCTAGAGGGCATCGCTGAGGAGGGCTGTGGACCTGATCCTTGGTTTTGGGACCCTCCTAAGACCACACATACATGGCCACAACatcagcagcaggaggaggagatggaggcagCAAAAGAGGAGGACTACCAGCAGGCTATGAGGGTAGAGGGGTACATTTTGAGTGTCATTCAGAGACATACCCTCTCTCCACGTCCTTGCCAACCTCGCACGACAATTAGCCCTGATCCCACATACTCTAGTACATCTTTACATCGCAGAACGCCATCTCTTACCTCTGAATCACGCCCCCTTGACCCGTACCTTCAGCCTTACGTTGACCTTTTGGGACATCCCAGTAGTCAAATCAGGGGTTGTGACCTATATGAAGGAGAGGCTTGTGGCGGAGAGGCCCCATCACTGGAGGAAGACTGTTTTTTGGCTCTACCCTACCCCCAGTCCAGGCCGCACTCTCTGACTGGAAGGCTACCGTCACCTCTGCCCTTCCTAGACCCCAACTGTGGCGCAGGGGCTCTTGACCTTTGCGGTGAACTCACATCCCCCCAGCATTTTagaaacccacaacctcctatTCACCAGAACCTTGTAAACGCACAGTTTGTTCCCGGACAAGGTGGTCACGCTGCTATACAATCTCCGAGACATTACATTCCCTGTCAGTCGAAACAACGAATTCAAACTATCACTTCCCCTGAGCACCAAAATAAAGCTAAAGCATCGAAGAAGAACCACAATGAGCGTCAGAAAGCCAAGAAATCAAACGGGAAGAATAGATCACAGTCTGAAAATAGCCTGATTGGACAAGGTATGCTGCCTGAACGGCGATACAGCACAACGGAGCGTCCGCAGGGCAGAGCGGACCCTGCTTATAACCAGGCTATCCAAATGGGTCGCAACAACGGCAACAGACGCTGGTGCTCAAATTTAGAGTTAAGCCAGGACGAAGGCGAATCCCACACGCCTCAAGCCAGTAGACGGCCACCTAGAAAGCGCAACGGTCATTCATACCAGCAGCAACAAAGCCACACATATTACCAACAGCACAGACAACAATGGCAGCACAGCGACTACCACCAGAGGGCACCACTGTGTCAGGAAGAGGCATACCCAAGAGCCATCCCTGCTGAATCTGAGTCTAGTATGAGTGAGGTGTACTCGCCAGGGTCTAGCTCAATATCCAGCGATTCGGATGAGAGCGGTGGGCTGGTGTGGCCGCAGCAACTGCCCCCTCGACTGGCCATGGGGTCGTCCTCCTCGTCCTCGCCCTCTCCACAGGCCAACGCCGCAGTGAATGGCAACGCCTCACAGCCCAAAGCGTTTGTGAAGATCAAAGCCTCCCATGCACTCAAAAAGAAGATCCTGCGATTCCGCTCAGGGTCGCTAAAAGTCATGACCACTGTGTGA
- the gramd1bb gene encoding protein Aster-B isoform X3 produces MDSDEDSALSDWEAVLQLDEALAGWFLQGPARGEWGWEWGWAASDIQDPKWDNEEIPAVLSPTYKQRNEDFRKLFKQLPDTERLIVDYSCALQRDILLQGRLYLSENWICFYSNIFRWETLLTVRLKDICSMTKEKTARLIPNAIQVSTDSEKHFFTSFGARDRTYMMMFRLWQNALLEKPLCPKELWHFVHQCYGNELGLTSDDEDYVPPDDDFNTMGFSEEIPNEENEINNDNLSKNNIESKPDGSPPLLHKKVVPNNAIPSPGNHDTPISFELPAEEFADCLTDGDLLAVPLVVEDNNQPSEPGAPVPSPSLDFNDNEDIPTELSDSSETHDEGEVQAFHEDLSGRQYINEVYKFSVDKLYDLLFTESQFMSDFMEQRRFSEIVFHPWRKEENGDQTREILYTISLSNPLAPKTATVTETQTLYKASVESECYIIDAEVITHDVPYHDYFYTLNRYMLTRVAKNKCRLRISTELRYRKQPWGLVKGFIEKNFWSGLEENFRQLELELSKLEEIMTESHQMSPKVKVVKNSTIRRKKRALPHMRSQHLEEALSPVTTPTDEEVIQRIKHVAGSTQTRFQAPDHQHLPGGFALYSVSRLLLIISFVLVLLVFLNMLLFYKLWMLEYSAQSLTTWQSLRLHESKLPQTQMEWAQLLEAQQRYHDSELQKWREIIKSSVALLDQMKDSLLNLQRGIGLRDYSSETEERSPYQ; encoded by the exons ATGGACTCCGACGAGGATAGCGCGTTGTCCGATTGGGAAGCGGTGCTGCAGCTGGATGAGGCGCTGGCTGGGTGGTTTCTGCAGGGTCCCGCGCGAGGAGAGTGGGGATGGGAGTGGGGCTGGGCTGCATCTGATATTCAAGACCCTAAGTGGGACAATGAGGAGATACCTGCT GTGCTGAGCCCGACGTACAAACAGCGCAATGAAGATTTTAGGAAACTCTTTAAGCAGCTCCCCGACACAGAGAGGCTCATTGTGG ACTACTCCTGTGCGCTGCAGCGGGACATCTTACTACAGGGTCGACTCTACCTCTCAGAAAACTGGATCTGCTTCTACAGTAACATCTTTCGTTGGGAGACGCTG CTGACAGTGCGGCTAAAAGACATCTGCTCAATGACGAAAGAAAAGACAGCCCGCCTCATTCCTAATGCCATCCAGGTCTCCACAGACTCTGAGAAG CACTTTTTTACATCGTTTGGCGCCAGGGACAGGACGTACATGATGATGTTTAGATTGTGGCAGAATGCTTTGTTAGAAAAG CCCCTGTGCCCAAAGGAACTGTGGCATTTTGTCCACCAGTGCTACGGGAACGAACTGGGTCTAACGAGTGATGACGAGGATTATGTACCACCGGACGATGACTTTAACACAATGGG GTTCAGTGAGGAGATCCCCAATGAGGAAAATGAGATAAACAATGACAACTTGtccaaaaacaacattgaatCGAAGCCTGACGGGagccctcctctccttcataaAAAGGTTGTGCCTAACAATGCCATCCCCAGTCCAGGCAACCACGACACTCCGATTTCC TTTGAGCTCCCGGCGGAGGAGTTTGCAGACTGTCTCACAGACGGGGATCTTTTAGCTGTGCCTCTGGTTGTGGAGGACAATAACCAGCCCAGTGAGCCCGGTGCTCCTGTCCCATCACCGTCTCTGGACTTCAACGATAATGAAGACATCCCCACTGAGCTGAGCGACTCCTCTGAAACACATGATGAAG GTGAAGTACAAGCTTTCCACGAAGACCTAAGCGGCCGACAGTACATAAACGAGGTGTATAAGTTCAGCGTGGACAAACTCTACGACCTCCTCTTCACAGAATCACAGTTCATGAGCGACTTCATGGAGCAGCGGCGATTCTCTG AAATAGTATTTCATCCatggaggaaggaggagaatggagaccagaccagagaaaTCCTGTATACAATATCTTTGTCCAACCCACTGGCTCCAAAAACTGCCACCGTCACCGAAACGCAG ACTCTATACAAAGCCAGTGTGGAGAGCGAGTGCTACATTATTGACGCTGAAGTCATCACACACGACGTGCCGTACCACGATTACTTCTACACACTCAAccgctacatgctaaccagggTCGCCAAGAACAAGTGTCGATTAcg AATATCAACAGAGCTGCGCTACAGGAAACAGCCATGGGGACTTGTCAAAGGTTTTATCGAGAAAAACTTCTGGAGTGGACTTGAAGAGAACTTTCGACAACTTG AGCTGGAGCTGTCAAAGCTGGAGGAAATCATGACCGAGTCCCATCAAATGTCTCCTAAAGTCAAAGTGGTGAAGAACTCCACCATTCGCCGTAAGAAAAGGGCTCTTCCTCACATGCGCAGCCAACACCTGGAGGAAGCTCTGAGCCCCGTTACCACACCGACGGACGAGGAAGTCATTCAGAGGATCAAACACGTGGCAGGATCCACCCAGACCAGATTCCAGGCTCCGGACCACCAGCACCTGCCGGGGGGCTTTGCTCTGTACAGCGTCTCCAGACTACTGCTTATCATCAGCTTTGT CCTGGTGCTATTGGTCTTCCTCAACATGCTGCTCTTCTACAAACTGTGGATGCTGGAATATTCAGCCCAGTCCTTAACGACGTGGCAGAGCTTGCGTCTTCACGAAAG TAAACTGCCGCAGACGCAGATGGAGTGGGCTCAGCTTTTAGAGGCGCAGCAGCGTTACCATGACAGCGAGCTGCAGAAGTGGAGGGAGATCATCAAGTCGTCTGTGGCATTGTTAGACCAG ATGAAAGACTCTTTATTGAATCTTCAAAGAGGGATTGGTTTGAGGGACTACAGCTCAGAGACTGAAGAGAGGAGTCCGtatcaatga